The following are encoded together in the Nitrospira sp. genome:
- a CDS encoding D-alanyl-D-alanine carboxypeptidase, producing MGWKDYRSCRRLPRCRFGVHLGLLTIFSITLCGLSVFPALGKEITSKRVTSPSGSHVPKALHWKRIPAHSILLKELNSGRVLYQHAIGKRLSPASLTKIMSALIILENGRLDDLVTVSKNAARAPKTRLRLKVGEVYRLKDLLKAMMMVSANDACLAAIEHVGGNEEQFVKLMNAKATTLGLGDTHFSNGCGFDGATHYSTAEDLATLSEVAMRNAVFRELVREERGLITAVNGYRAYVLHNTNRLLGRIPGVEGVKTGFTAKAGRCLIARVSQNDRDLLLVILNSNRRWNTAKSLIDYGFHFTEANP from the coding sequence GTGGGATGGAAGGACTACCGGTCTTGTCGTCGGCTGCCACGGTGCCGATTCGGTGTCCACCTCGGTCTGCTTACCATCTTCTCCATCACGCTGTGTGGTCTGTCTGTCTTTCCCGCCTTGGGGAAAGAGATCACTTCAAAGAGAGTGACCAGTCCATCCGGCTCCCATGTCCCCAAAGCGCTTCATTGGAAACGGATCCCGGCTCACAGCATTCTCCTGAAAGAGTTGAACTCTGGACGGGTTCTCTATCAACACGCCATCGGAAAACGTCTCTCCCCTGCCAGCTTGACCAAGATCATGTCGGCCCTCATTATTCTTGAAAATGGGCGGCTTGATGATCTGGTTACGGTCAGCAAGAATGCGGCCCGTGCTCCTAAGACTCGCCTTCGCTTGAAAGTTGGAGAGGTGTATCGACTGAAGGATTTACTGAAGGCCATGATGATGGTGTCTGCCAATGATGCCTGTCTGGCGGCGATAGAGCATGTGGGTGGCAACGAGGAGCAATTCGTGAAGTTGATGAACGCCAAGGCAACCACGCTTGGACTCGGCGATACGCATTTTAGCAATGGCTGTGGTTTTGATGGGGCGACTCACTACTCGACGGCCGAGGATCTTGCAACGCTAAGCGAAGTCGCGATGCGGAACGCCGTGTTTCGTGAGCTGGTGCGAGAAGAGCGTGGGCTTATCACAGCGGTGAATGGATACCGTGCTTATGTTCTCCACAATACCAATCGCCTTCTTGGCCGTATTCCAGGCGTCGAAGGGGTGAAAACTGGATTTACGGCGAAGGCCGGACGATGCTTAATCGCCAGGGTATCTCAAAATGACCGTGATCTGCTTCTCGTCATCCTCAATTCTAACCGCAGATGGAATACCGCCAAGAGCTTGATAGATTACGGCTTCCACTTCACCGAAGCCAATCCCTAA
- a CDS encoding VCBS repeat-containing protein: MQQFVKIRFSSVGILARVASLCLLFGSSPWACSKSEPYNPPDPFYYFASYKVGKNPTSVTTGDFNQDSFTDLVTTNISSNTISILLGNGDGTFKDQIQVHVCQEPRALAMGDFNEDAHDDVALACSGGDEITLLLGHGNGRFEEGQRYPVHRTPIALATGDINGDGHADLVVALRNDKVKVFLGSGTGEFRHGVQYEHGDTPTSVALADLNADGKQDLVVTNGGPMSNAVSIWVGNGDGSFRDPKDYRTGHRPLGVSLADFNNDHHGDLLVINGEKDCFTTFLGNGNATFRPGKDSGADAGPNFGLARDFNGDHLVDVAIVNLQSNDLSIVFGKGDGTFHYPPRNYRTKAGPFALSFFRVTTAGEEEPGLAIADNGSGSVSIFLHKGIRAVVKAQAQD; this comes from the coding sequence GTGCAACAATTCGTGAAAATACGATTCAGTTCGGTCGGTATCCTAGCCCGTGTTGCGTCACTCTGTCTTCTATTCGGTAGTAGCCCTTGGGCTTGCTCCAAGTCCGAACCCTACAACCCTCCAGACCCCTTTTATTATTTTGCAAGCTACAAGGTCGGCAAGAATCCAACCAGCGTGACAACTGGGGACTTCAACCAAGACTCATTCACGGATCTCGTCACCACGAACATCTCCAGCAATACCATATCGATATTGCTCGGCAATGGTGACGGTACGTTTAAAGATCAAATTCAGGTTCATGTTTGCCAGGAGCCACGTGCCCTTGCGATGGGTGACTTCAACGAAGATGCGCATGACGATGTCGCCCTGGCGTGCTCAGGTGGCGATGAAATTACGCTGCTCTTGGGTCACGGGAACGGGAGATTCGAAGAAGGTCAACGGTATCCAGTCCATCGAACGCCGATTGCTCTGGCAACGGGCGACATTAACGGGGATGGGCATGCCGATCTTGTGGTGGCGTTACGCAACGACAAGGTCAAAGTGTTTCTCGGGAGCGGAACCGGTGAATTTCGTCACGGTGTTCAGTACGAACATGGAGATACCCCGACATCTGTGGCGCTGGCAGATCTCAATGCCGATGGGAAGCAGGATTTGGTTGTGACAAATGGTGGACCCATGTCGAATGCCGTTTCCATTTGGGTCGGCAACGGGGATGGCTCCTTTAGAGACCCCAAGGATTACCGGACCGGGCATCGTCCCCTCGGCGTGAGCTTAGCGGACTTTAATAACGATCATCATGGCGATCTCCTTGTGATTAATGGGGAAAAGGACTGCTTTACGACGTTCCTTGGCAATGGCAATGCAACCTTTCGACCAGGTAAAGATTCCGGTGCGGATGCGGGTCCAAATTTCGGCCTCGCTCGGGACTTCAATGGCGATCATTTAGTGGACGTGGCGATTGTGAATCTTCAGTCCAATGATCTCTCCATTGTGTTTGGGAAAGGCGATGGTACCTTTCACTACCCGCCACGAAATTACCGAACCAAGGCTGGCCCGTTTGCCCTGTCCTTCTTTCGTGTGACAACCGCCGGCGAGGAGGAGCCAGGTCTGGCCATCGCCGACAATGGGAGTGGAAGCGTCTCAATTTTTCTCCACAAAGGGATCAGAGCGGTGGTAAAGGCGCAGGCTCAAGACTAG
- a CDS encoding PCP reductase family protein — protein MSDGQESAATEIRWTEGALKRMERAPIFLRSMVRRLAEKKARELGYEAITEEILEQFKDQMMGRMGGEAGMALAVEEMADGRLPWTAAAKERLATVPEFMRAMIKQITEEIAKERGHLEVNVELFEKVEALGDLHDDGGPAMEWTEGALVLLEEKVRESPPIALEFVTDMLRRDTEDLARERHLTRIDESALRDLWDAPQTRVAWSDEAWKRLQTSPDFVRSGIRKAAERRARKLGLQEIDADHLTTFRNQAMMKAVKRIRSFGYQELTFDAFQTALQKTKRLQGNDQAEKRLQEIRSHFADPSTKKPDGGTLGAELMDRFRKYLKGEGTL, from the coding sequence ATGTCGGATGGACAGGAGTCTGCGGCTACAGAAATTCGCTGGACTGAAGGTGCGCTCAAGCGGATGGAACGCGCTCCGATCTTTCTGCGCAGCATGGTGCGCCGTCTGGCTGAGAAAAAAGCGCGAGAACTTGGCTATGAGGCGATCACGGAAGAAATTCTGGAACAGTTTAAAGACCAAATGATGGGGCGTATGGGAGGGGAAGCGGGTATGGCATTGGCCGTCGAAGAGATGGCTGATGGTCGCCTTCCATGGACCGCAGCGGCCAAGGAACGGTTGGCCACAGTCCCTGAATTCATGCGCGCAATGATCAAACAGATTACAGAGGAGATTGCGAAAGAGCGGGGCCATCTCGAGGTGAACGTCGAATTGTTTGAGAAGGTTGAAGCGCTGGGAGATCTTCATGACGATGGCGGGCCCGCAATGGAATGGACTGAGGGTGCCCTTGTATTGCTCGAAGAGAAAGTGAGGGAATCACCTCCCATTGCCTTAGAATTTGTGACAGATATGCTCAGGCGTGACACCGAGGATCTTGCCAGGGAACGGCACCTGACACGCATTGACGAATCGGCCTTGCGGGACTTATGGGATGCGCCTCAAACACGAGTTGCCTGGTCCGATGAAGCGTGGAAGCGGCTCCAGACCTCTCCGGATTTTGTGCGAAGTGGAATCAGAAAAGCCGCTGAGCGGAGAGCCCGAAAACTTGGATTGCAGGAAATTGACGCCGATCATCTGACCACTTTTCGAAACCAGGCCATGATGAAAGCCGTCAAGCGTATCCGCTCCTTCGGCTATCAGGAGTTGACCTTCGATGCCTTTCAGACAGCTCTCCAGAAAACAAAGCGCCTACAGGGAAATGATCAGGCGGAAAAGCGTCTCCAGGAAATCCGAAGCCACTTTGCCGACCCTTCGACCAAGAAGCCAGACGGGGGGACGTTGGGAGCTGAACTCATGGATCGATTTCGCAAGTACCTCAAAGGCGAAGGAACCCTCTAA
- a CDS encoding Glu/Leu/Phe/Val dehydrogenase translates to MRELLTPTFRLAVSQFDQAAEAMHLDPNLRERLKLPQRSLAVSLPVLMDDGHVEVFTGYRVQHDSSRGPSKGGVRYHPDVNLGEVAALAMWMTWKCALAGLPYGGAKGGIQVAPKSLSSGELQRLTRRYIAEIFPLIGPDKDVPAPDVGTDAQVMAWMMDTYSQQVGYAVPGVVTGKPLALGGSLGREEATGRGVVYVTLEALRHLKLSLENATVAIQGFGNVGSHTARIMHEQGARVIAVSDVHGGIYNEQGLDIARLLRRDPHQPLHETRLGDRITNDELLQLECTVLVPAALSEQITDRNANALRCRILSEGANGPTTLEADHILAEKGVFVIPDILANSGGVIVSYFEWVQDLQRFFWSATDIQNRLQAIITSAFDRTLHFSTEHQVSMRMAALMSGIDQVAQAHLQRGLYP, encoded by the coding sequence ATGCGGGAACTATTGACGCCGACGTTTCGCTTAGCCGTCTCGCAATTCGATCAAGCCGCGGAGGCGATGCACCTGGACCCCAATCTCCGCGAACGCCTGAAGCTCCCACAGCGCTCCCTCGCCGTCAGTCTTCCCGTCCTTATGGACGATGGGCATGTCGAGGTCTTTACGGGGTACCGTGTACAACATGATTCATCACGCGGCCCTTCGAAGGGTGGAGTACGGTATCACCCTGATGTCAATCTTGGCGAAGTGGCGGCCCTGGCCATGTGGATGACATGGAAATGTGCGCTCGCCGGCTTACCGTATGGCGGAGCGAAAGGCGGAATCCAAGTCGCACCCAAGAGTCTATCCTCCGGTGAACTGCAGCGGTTGACCAGACGCTATATCGCAGAAATTTTCCCCCTGATCGGGCCGGATAAGGACGTGCCGGCCCCGGATGTGGGTACCGATGCCCAAGTGATGGCCTGGATGATGGACACCTACAGCCAGCAAGTCGGCTATGCCGTGCCCGGTGTCGTCACCGGGAAACCGCTCGCTCTCGGTGGCAGTCTGGGTCGTGAAGAAGCAACAGGACGCGGAGTCGTCTATGTCACGTTGGAAGCCCTCCGTCATTTGAAGCTGTCGCTGGAAAACGCGACCGTGGCCATTCAAGGGTTCGGGAACGTGGGCTCGCATACCGCGCGTATCATGCACGAGCAAGGCGCACGCGTGATTGCCGTGAGCGATGTGCATGGCGGGATCTACAACGAGCAAGGGTTGGACATTGCGCGTCTTCTCCGCCGCGATCCCCATCAGCCTCTCCATGAAACGAGACTTGGGGACAGAATCACGAACGACGAACTCCTGCAATTGGAGTGCACCGTGCTGGTTCCCGCTGCCCTATCCGAACAGATCACGGATCGCAACGCGAATGCCCTGAGGTGCCGAATCCTCTCCGAAGGAGCCAACGGACCAACGACACTGGAGGCCGATCACATTCTGGCAGAGAAAGGGGTATTTGTGATCCCGGATATCTTGGCAAATTCAGGCGGGGTTATTGTTTCCTATTTTGAATGGGTTCAGGATCTTCAACGTTTTTTCTGGAGCGCAACCGATATTCAGAATCGGCTGCAGGCGATCATCACCTCCGCCTTTGACCGCACCCTTCACTTTTCAACAGAACACCAGGTTTCAATGCGCATGGCGGCGCTCATGAGTGGGATTGACCAGGTCGCGCAAGCCCATCTACAGCGCGGATTGTACCCATAA
- a CDS encoding tRNA (adenine-N1)-methyltransferase, whose amino-acid sequence MSKLSSGDRIHLVDHKRRQYALTLKAGETYQFSGQKIAHDVLIGRPDGSIVTLSGGKKMVALRPTFGDYVLKMPRGAQVLYPKDLAIIPMWADIYPGARVFEAGTGSGALTMALLRAVGQDGVVVTYEVRDDFASTAAANISRYINPANLMSFRKSAYEGIDLLDDQIPFDRVVLDLPEPWQVVPHASGVLRSGGIYLSFVPTVPQVMRTVEALERATVFGMIETFETLLRTWAVQGRSVRPDHRMVAHSGFITVARKIEPGVLGPKLELEDCGDEGVNRTEGTEEDRHI is encoded by the coding sequence ATGTCGAAACTATCCAGCGGCGACCGGATTCATCTCGTTGATCACAAAAGACGGCAATACGCCCTTACGCTCAAAGCAGGGGAGACCTACCAGTTTAGCGGGCAAAAAATTGCGCATGATGTCCTCATCGGTCGTCCTGATGGCTCCATCGTCACACTGTCTGGCGGGAAGAAGATGGTGGCGCTTCGCCCAACGTTCGGCGACTATGTACTCAAAATGCCGCGCGGGGCACAGGTCCTCTATCCCAAGGATCTTGCGATCATACCCATGTGGGCTGATATCTATCCGGGAGCTCGGGTGTTCGAGGCCGGGACTGGCTCAGGAGCGCTGACCATGGCGCTCTTGCGTGCAGTGGGTCAGGACGGCGTGGTGGTGACCTATGAAGTCAGGGACGACTTCGCGAGCACGGCAGCGGCCAATATCTCGCGGTACATCAACCCAGCGAACTTGATGTCGTTCAGGAAAAGCGCCTATGAGGGCATCGACCTCCTTGATGACCAAATTCCTTTTGACCGAGTGGTCCTCGACCTCCCTGAGCCGTGGCAGGTTGTTCCCCATGCGTCCGGGGTGCTTCGTTCCGGCGGTATCTATCTGAGCTTTGTGCCCACGGTGCCTCAAGTCATGCGAACCGTAGAGGCGCTTGAGCGAGCGACTGTGTTCGGCATGATCGAAACGTTCGAAACGTTGTTGAGAACGTGGGCAGTACAGGGTCGTAGCGTGCGGCCTGATCATCGTATGGTGGCACATTCCGGTTTCATTACGGTCGCGCGGAAGATAGAGCCGGGAGTTCTTGGACCAAAACTTGAGTTAGAAGATTGTGGTGATGAGGGTGTGAATAGGACTGAGGGCACAGAAGAGGATCGGCACATATGA
- a CDS encoding glucose 1-dehydrogenase: MKRLEGKVAVVTGGNAGIGEAIAKRFADEGASVVITGRRQQELDHVVNVIRLHKGTVLGVAGSVTDEAHVQDIIRRTLDSFGKIDVLVNNAGIGAFGKRTHETDDTTWANVIDVNVTGVFRMTRAVLPQMQKQGRGAIINISSVASLVGLSGLAAYTASKGALDAFTRAVAVEYAQEGIRCNVVNPGLIDTPMAASLMANPDMLQSILAQYAIRRPGKPEEVANLILYLASDESTWVTGTTFPIDGGMTVCKG, translated from the coding sequence ATGAAACGACTAGAGGGGAAGGTTGCTGTAGTGACGGGAGGAAATGCGGGAATCGGTGAAGCGATTGCAAAGCGTTTCGCCGATGAGGGTGCATCGGTTGTGATTACCGGGCGTCGGCAACAGGAATTAGACCATGTTGTGAATGTTATCCGGCTCCACAAGGGAACCGTACTTGGTGTTGCCGGCTCAGTGACGGATGAAGCTCATGTGCAGGATATTATCCGTCGCACGCTCGATAGTTTTGGAAAAATTGATGTGCTCGTCAATAATGCCGGTATCGGGGCCTTTGGAAAGCGGACCCATGAAACCGATGATACCACGTGGGCGAATGTGATCGATGTCAACGTGACAGGTGTGTTCCGGATGACAAGAGCCGTCCTCCCTCAGATGCAGAAGCAGGGGCGCGGGGCCATCATCAATATTTCCTCAGTTGCCAGTTTAGTGGGCCTGTCCGGTTTAGCCGCCTATACGGCATCCAAGGGTGCCCTGGACGCCTTCACCCGGGCGGTGGCAGTCGAATATGCTCAGGAAGGGATTCGATGTAATGTGGTAAATCCTGGCCTCATCGATACACCCATGGCCGCTTCCCTGATGGCAAACCCGGACATGCTCCAGTCCATCCTTGCGCAATACGCGATCCGGCGTCCGGGGAAGCCGGAGGAGGTGGCGAACCTGATTCTCTATCTTGCCTCGGATGAATCGACGTGGGTGACCGGAACGACGTTCCCTATTGATGGAGGTATGACCGTCTGCAAGGGCTAA
- a CDS encoding nodulation protein NfeD, giving the protein MMRSISRNRPGAEALILKLDTPGGLDTSMRLMIKDITGSPLPVIVFVSPSGGRAASAGVFLTMAAHVAAMAPGTNIGAAHPVAMGGGELDNTMKEKVENDSVAYLKSLAEQRGRNVSWAEDAVRKSVSVTEQEALKLNIIDLVAEDIPSLLKHLQGRRIVLPHGPVTLSGDPPTLKEFPMGTRLELLKTLSDPNIAYLLMSIGTIGIMAELYSPGAILPGIIGAISLILAFYSLQSLPVNYAGALLVILGVVFLLLEITVTSYGLLALGGVTAMTLGGLFLIKSDAPFLQISLSFLLPTVMAVGALVGVVAWIAIKGTRGKPITGAEGMIGAIGIAKTDLNPHGQITVQGEIWEAVSQNPIRQGEAAEVMSIEGLTLHVAPTHKSH; this is encoded by the coding sequence ATGATGCGCTCGATTTCGCGCAATCGTCCGGGGGCTGAAGCCTTGATCCTGAAACTCGACACCCCCGGAGGGTTGGATACCTCCATGCGGCTGATGATCAAGGATATTACAGGTTCGCCTCTTCCAGTCATTGTGTTCGTCTCACCTTCGGGAGGTCGTGCTGCCTCAGCAGGTGTTTTTCTCACCATGGCCGCTCATGTCGCCGCCATGGCACCGGGCACCAATATTGGAGCGGCGCATCCAGTCGCGATGGGCGGCGGCGAGCTGGACAACACCATGAAGGAAAAAGTCGAAAACGACTCGGTCGCCTACCTCAAGAGCCTCGCGGAACAGCGCGGCCGCAATGTATCATGGGCTGAGGATGCAGTCCGGAAGAGTGTGTCAGTGACGGAACAAGAAGCCTTGAAACTCAACATCATCGACCTGGTCGCCGAGGATATTCCCAGCCTGCTGAAACATCTGCAGGGCAGAAGGATTGTTCTCCCTCATGGACCAGTCACGCTATCAGGCGATCCTCCGACCCTCAAAGAGTTTCCAATGGGAACGCGTCTTGAGCTGCTCAAGACACTGAGTGATCCAAATATCGCCTACCTACTGATGTCCATTGGGACGATCGGAATTATGGCGGAGCTTTACAGCCCCGGAGCAATCCTACCCGGCATCATTGGAGCCATCAGCTTGATTCTGGCTTTCTATTCTCTGCAATCGCTGCCCGTGAACTATGCCGGCGCACTCCTGGTGATACTCGGTGTCGTGTTTCTTCTGCTTGAAATCACCGTCACAAGCTACGGGTTGCTCGCTTTGGGAGGCGTAACGGCCATGACGCTGGGCGGTCTGTTCCTCATCAAGAGCGACGCTCCTTTTCTGCAGATATCCCTTTCATTCTTGTTGCCCACTGTGATGGCAGTCGGCGCCCTGGTCGGGGTCGTGGCTTGGATAGCCATCAAGGGCACCCGCGGGAAGCCGATCACCGGGGCGGAGGGAATGATCGGGGCAATCGGAATCGCGAAGACAGATCTGAATCCACATGGCCAGATAACCGTACAGGGAGAGATCTGGGAAGCAGTCAGCCAAAATCCTATTCGTCAAGGCGAGGCTGCAGAAGTGATGTCGATCGAAGGGCTGACACTTCATGTAGCGCCCACTCACAAATCACACTGA
- the lipB gene encoding lipoyl(octanoyl) transferase LipB — protein MDQPVSRHFPIGPKITTPSSFETVHFQEAVAHVFPDPVPYLTAWDLQSRLHSERLLDRQPDTLLILEHSPVYTLGRRTRPADWGGNTAALCENGAELLHVNRGGSITFHGPGQIVLYPILKVVQYATGARQLVWLLEEVLIRVLTCWGLAGVRVAGRPGVWVLVPQLQKIGFVGVRIQRGVTLHGVALNVDLDVSPFLRIHPCGLTDCSVTSMAAVSQRPIPVDMIKQQLAQTFAAVLSSNARSPRPDMKEH, from the coding sequence ATGGATCAACCTGTCTCCAGACACTTCCCGATTGGTCCCAAGATCACGACGCCCTCGTCCTTTGAGACTGTTCACTTCCAGGAGGCTGTCGCGCATGTATTTCCTGACCCTGTTCCCTACCTTACAGCGTGGGACCTACAGTCGCGCCTACACAGCGAACGCCTCCTCGATCGCCAGCCGGACACGCTGCTGATTCTTGAGCATTCGCCTGTTTATACGTTAGGGCGTAGGACTCGGCCAGCAGACTGGGGAGGGAACACAGCAGCCCTGTGTGAGAACGGGGCGGAACTCCTCCATGTGAACCGCGGCGGGTCCATCACCTTCCATGGCCCAGGACAGATCGTGCTGTATCCGATCCTGAAAGTGGTTCAATATGCCACAGGTGCCAGGCAATTGGTTTGGCTGCTCGAAGAGGTGCTCATTCGAGTACTTACATGCTGGGGTCTTGCCGGCGTTCGCGTCGCTGGTAGGCCTGGCGTATGGGTCCTGGTGCCTCAGCTGCAGAAGATCGGCTTTGTTGGTGTTCGAATCCAACGAGGCGTGACACTTCATGGAGTCGCGCTCAACGTTGATCTGGACGTGTCGCCGTTTCTCCGTATTCACCCATGTGGATTGACCGATTGCTCCGTGACCTCTATGGCTGCGGTGTCTCAAAGACCCATCCCCGTCGACATGATCAAGCAGCAACTTGCCCAGACGTTTGCGGCAGTACTTTCTTCCAACGCGCGATCACCACGTCCGGACATGAAGGAACATTAA
- a CDS encoding sigma-70 family RNA polymerase sigma factor, producing the protein MKEELRVADEIEMQKTFIADVDADDAKASGMLGIIGRTEAEESIADEKNQAAMRAGQGSNPFLLEGLYFRSFGDRGLLTREEETAIAKRVDQGTRRIRTALRQATLAILKSKRTSPLIETVKALQTVKRLSGLSATALDHAEKLLLMVMESASPDLKLPTGTARQLKELLHDIRSARVMLEQGKDELVRCNLRLVVDVAKRYTGRGLTLLDLVQEGNIGLIKAAERYQYRKGFKFSTYATWWIRQGITRALADQARTIRIPVHQTEASHRILRVTRRLGQQFGRPARLDEVAHVLRMRPERLRETVQAFQEPVALETPIGDGDTQFGDMIPDQQAVPPDAHVHRGELTQQLDHILSNLTPREQMVIRLRFGIGYDEASTLEQVGQNLSVTRERIRQIEAKALKKLKTPAIKELFAAIK; encoded by the coding sequence ATGAAAGAAGAACTTCGGGTCGCTGACGAAATAGAAATGCAGAAAACGTTCATTGCCGATGTGGATGCGGATGACGCCAAGGCAAGCGGGATGCTCGGTATTATTGGGCGTACAGAAGCTGAAGAGTCGATCGCAGACGAGAAGAATCAGGCTGCCATGCGGGCCGGCCAGGGATCGAACCCGTTTCTTCTTGAAGGTCTGTATTTTCGTTCGTTTGGTGATCGAGGTCTCCTGACTCGAGAAGAAGAGACCGCCATCGCGAAGCGGGTCGATCAGGGAACACGTCGTATCCGTACAGCATTGCGTCAGGCCACGCTGGCCATTCTCAAGTCCAAACGGACGTCACCGCTCATAGAAACGGTGAAGGCTCTGCAAACGGTCAAACGCTTAAGCGGGCTTTCAGCTACGGCCCTAGACCACGCCGAGAAACTGCTGCTGATGGTTATGGAGTCAGCAAGCCCTGACTTAAAGCTTCCAACCGGCACGGCGAGGCAGCTGAAAGAATTGCTGCACGACATTCGGTCGGCCAGAGTTATGCTGGAGCAGGGCAAAGACGAACTCGTGCGATGCAATCTTCGTCTAGTGGTCGATGTTGCCAAACGCTACACCGGAAGGGGGTTGACCCTGTTGGACCTCGTACAAGAGGGCAATATTGGACTCATCAAAGCTGCCGAGCGATATCAGTATCGGAAAGGATTCAAGTTCAGCACCTATGCGACGTGGTGGATACGCCAAGGGATCACACGGGCGCTCGCAGATCAAGCAAGAACAATTCGCATTCCGGTCCACCAAACCGAAGCCTCGCATCGAATCCTCCGCGTGACGCGGAGATTGGGCCAACAGTTTGGACGACCGGCCCGGCTCGACGAAGTGGCTCATGTGTTACGCATGAGGCCGGAACGGCTCCGCGAAACGGTCCAAGCGTTCCAAGAACCGGTCGCATTGGAGACCCCCATCGGTGATGGGGACACTCAGTTCGGAGATATGATTCCGGATCAGCAGGCTGTGCCACCCGACGCCCATGTGCACCGTGGTGAACTGACTCAACAGCTCGACCACATCCTTAGCAACCTGACGCCTCGAGAGCAAATGGTTATCAGGCTCCGATTTGGAATCGGCTATGATGAGGCCAGCACGCTTGAGCAGGTCGGCCAAAACTTGTCCGTTACACGTGAGCGCATCCGCCAGATTGAAGCGAAAGCACTCAAAAAACTCAAGACTCCTGCCATCAAAGAGCTGTTTGCCGCTATCAAATAG
- a CDS encoding slipin family protein, translated as MSLLLPIVLLGMLLYASFKRVMEYERLVVFVLGKFQTVKGPGIRLVIPGLQQMVRVNLQTVTMEVPSQDVITRDNISVKVNAVIFLRVVDPQRAVLAVQDYLYSTSQVAQTTLRSVLGQSQLDDLLAKRDDINAELQRIIDQQTEPWGVKVAAVEVKNVDIPQDMQRAIARQAEAERERRAKIIHAEGEFQAAQKLAEAADVISQNPAALQLRYLQTLVEIAGEKNSTTIFPIPVDTLGPFIKGLFSK; from the coding sequence ATGTCACTCCTGTTGCCAATAGTCCTATTGGGTATGCTGCTGTATGCGAGCTTCAAACGGGTGATGGAATACGAACGTCTTGTGGTGTTCGTCCTCGGAAAGTTTCAAACAGTGAAAGGGCCGGGAATCAGACTGGTAATCCCAGGTCTTCAACAAATGGTCCGCGTAAATCTCCAAACCGTTACGATGGAGGTTCCGTCGCAGGACGTCATCACACGAGACAACATCTCCGTCAAGGTCAACGCCGTCATTTTCCTCAGAGTGGTTGACCCCCAGCGAGCCGTCCTTGCCGTACAGGATTATCTCTATTCCACCTCACAGGTAGCCCAGACGACTCTTCGCAGTGTCTTGGGTCAAAGCCAACTTGATGACTTGCTGGCAAAACGTGACGATATCAACGCGGAGCTCCAGCGCATCATCGACCAGCAGACCGAGCCCTGGGGAGTCAAGGTCGCCGCGGTCGAGGTCAAAAATGTGGATATTCCTCAGGACATGCAACGAGCGATCGCTCGGCAAGCTGAAGCAGAGCGAGAACGGCGGGCAAAAATCATTCATGCCGAAGGTGAGTTTCAAGCGGCCCAGAAACTTGCTGAAGCGGCAGACGTCATTAGTCAAAATCCTGCGGCACTTCAATTACGATATCTCCAAACACTTGTCGAGATTGCGGGAGAGAAGAACTCGACCACGATCTTCCCCATCCCGGTTGATACACTTGGCCCTTTCATAAAGGGACTCTTTTCCAAGTAG
- a CDS encoding integration host factor subunit beta, translating to MTKAQIIERVSEQVTTLTKRQAEVVVNTIFDCVRDSLKNGDKTEIRGFGSFRLRARRMKEGRNPKTGETVAVPAKRVPFFKAGKELKELLNQ from the coding sequence ATGACCAAGGCGCAGATTATCGAGCGAGTCTCTGAGCAAGTCACCACTTTGACAAAGCGGCAGGCGGAAGTGGTCGTCAACACGATTTTTGATTGCGTGCGGGACTCGCTGAAAAACGGGGACAAGACCGAAATTCGAGGGTTCGGCAGTTTTCGTCTCCGGGCGCGGCGAATGAAAGAGGGACGAAACCCCAAGACCGGAGAGACGGTAGCAGTGCCGGCCAAGCGGGTCCCATTTTTTAAGGCCGGTAAAGAGTTGAAAGAATTACTCAATCAATAA